The Cognatishimia activa nucleotide sequence TTGAGAAATAGGCCTCTGCCAAAAAGAGCTCTAAGGCCCCGGTTTCCACCGCGCCTTTCATGGCCAGCGCCCCGTCTTCATCAAATCCTTTGCCAAGTCGTTCGCGCATCAGATCATCAATAGGTGCATTTGCTGGCCCGGTATCAAAGGCCAGCAATGCCCCCGCGTCTTCGGGAGCAGATTTTCGGGGGTCAACCCAAGTCAGATTACCAACGCCTCCCAGATTGAGAAATGCAACCGGTGCATCCGCCTTAATCCATTTCGCACAGGCAAAGTGAAAGAATGGCGCCAGCGGAGCGCCTTCTCCGCCCATTTGCACATCAGCCGAGCGGAAATCCCAAGCGACAGGAACTTTAAGTTCCTGAGCAAGCCCCTGACCATCACCAACCTGCAATGTCCGCCCACCACGCGGGTCATGCGACAGGGTCTGCCCATGAAATCCAATCAGATCGAGGCCTTCAAAGCTTTTCAAGACCTGCTGATGCGCCACCTGAACCGTCACGGCAGCGCGATCCACATCCGGCCCGCTCCACTGCCCCATCGCGCGCGAAATCACCCGCTGTTCAGCCTCGCTATAAGCCCGATAGTCGGTCTCCCCAAAGCCGTAGATCCGTTCGCCGTCGGTTTCCAACACCGCCACATCGACTCCATCCATAGAGGTGCCTGACATGGTGCCTGCGATCCGCAGCGGTCCCTTGCTCAATTTGGCCTTCAACATGGCCTTTTCCTTTGCGCTCTGCCTGCTATACAGCTTTCAACATCATATGAGACGGATACCATGACCTACCACCCCAAATCTGACTTTATGCAGGTGATGATCGAGCGCGGCTTCCTGGCGGATTGCACCGATTATCAAGCGCTTGATGACGCTTTGATTGCAGGCGTGGTACCGGGCTATATCGGTTTCGACGCCACGGCGAAGTCATTGCACGTCGGCTCGCTGATCCAAATCATGATGCTGCGCTGGTTGCAAAAGACTGGCCACAAACCAATTACCCTGATGGGCGGCGGCACAACAAAGGTGGGTGACCCATCGTTCCGTGCAGACGAACGACCACTTCTGACCGAAGAGCAGATCAACGACAATATCAGCGGAATTAAACAGGTCTTTGCGAAGTACATTCAGTACGGTGACGGTGAAACCGACGCGCTGATGCTGAACAACGCGGAATGGCTCGATGATTTGAACTACCTTGAGTTTCTGCGAGACATTGGACGTCATTTCTCAGTGAACCGCATGCTGTCTTTTGAAAGCGTGAAATCCCGTCTGGATCGAGAGCAGTCTCTGAGCTTTCTAGAGTTCAACTATATGATTCTGCAGGCTTATGACTTCCTTGAGCTGAACCGTCGCTACGGCTGTCTGGTGCAGTTCGGCGGCTCTGACCAATGGGGCAATATCGTCAACGGCATCGATCTGACACGTCGCGTAATTGACCAGCAGATCTTTGGGATGACCTCTCCGTTGCTGACTACGTCAGATGGCAAGAAGATGGGTAAGTCAGCCGATGGCGCTGTTTGGCTGAACGCGGACATGCGCAGCCCGTATGAGTTCTGGCAGTTCTGGCGTAACACTACGGATGCGGACGTTGGTCGCTTCCTCAAGCTCTATACAGAGTTGCCATTGGAAGAATGCGAGCGTCTCGGCGCGCTTGCGGGTCAGGAGATCAACGACGCGAAGATCATTCTCGCCAACGAAGTCACCACGCT carries:
- a CDS encoding anhydro-N-acetylmuramic acid kinase, with the translated sequence MLKAKLSKGPLRIAGTMSGTSMDGVDVAVLETDGERIYGFGETDYRAYSEAEQRVISRAMGQWSGPDVDRAAVTVQVAHQQVLKSFEGLDLIGFHGQTLSHDPRGGRTLQVGDGQGLAQELKVPVAWDFRSADVQMGGEGAPLAPFFHFACAKWIKADAPVAFLNLGGVGNLTWVDPRKSAPEDAGALLAFDTGPANAPIDDLMRERLGKGFDEDGALAMKGAVETGALELFLAEAYFSRMPPKSLDRNDFAEMIDLVRELSDADAAATLTGMAAAAVAHGIEHCPSLPATLLVTGGGRKNPVMMEMLRVSLDCDVQPVEAVGLDGDMLEAQAFAFLAARVARGLPTSGPSTTGVKALVGGGVLSSPA
- the tyrS gene encoding tyrosine--tRNA ligase codes for the protein MTYHPKSDFMQVMIERGFLADCTDYQALDDALIAGVVPGYIGFDATAKSLHVGSLIQIMMLRWLQKTGHKPITLMGGGTTKVGDPSFRADERPLLTEEQINDNISGIKQVFAKYIQYGDGETDALMLNNAEWLDDLNYLEFLRDIGRHFSVNRMLSFESVKSRLDREQSLSFLEFNYMILQAYDFLELNRRYGCLVQFGGSDQWGNIVNGIDLTRRVIDQQIFGMTSPLLTTSDGKKMGKSADGAVWLNADMRSPYEFWQFWRNTTDADVGRFLKLYTELPLEECERLGALAGQEINDAKIILANEVTTLCHGADAAATAEATAREVFEKGGVGADLPTLSLTKEDIGDGISVVQLIVKSGLAKSGKEAKRLIAENGAKLDDQPLTEVKIFDAAALASPIKLSAGKKRHALVQLSD